In Agromyces sp. G08B096, a genomic segment contains:
- a CDS encoding extracellular solute-binding protein gives MNRRSTRRLAAIGAAAALAVGALAGCSAGGGDSADGSVTLTFWHNSTTGDGKAYWEATAADFEAENPGVTIEIQSIQNEEMDGKLQTALNSGDAPDIFMARGGGKLAAVVEAGQAQDLSDALSDETKEALGEGALSAFTIDGKLYGVPSSVLPGGIYYSKDLFAQAGITATPTNFEELGEAVDKLKAAGIDPIALGAKDAWPAAHWYYFFALRECSQDVFSGLTEDPSFSDECWLRAGQDLEEFAATEPFNQGFLTTTAQQGAGSSAGLIANHKAAMELMGAWDPGVIASLTPDEKPLADLGWFPFPAIDGGDGEPGAMMGGVDGFSCFVDAPKECGEFLEFASQKQYQEGYAEAFVTLPANKDAQGVVTDPALQEVLAAVNEAPYVSVWLDTLLGQNVGNALNVGVVDMLAGKGSPEGIVDAVDQAIQKG, from the coding sequence ATGAACAGACGCAGCACTCGCCGGCTCGCCGCTATCGGCGCCGCAGCCGCACTCGCCGTGGGCGCGTTGGCCGGTTGCAGCGCCGGCGGCGGCGACTCCGCCGACGGCTCGGTCACCCTGACCTTCTGGCACAACTCCACGACGGGTGACGGCAAGGCGTACTGGGAGGCCACCGCCGCCGACTTCGAGGCCGAGAACCCCGGCGTGACGATCGAGATCCAGTCGATCCAGAACGAGGAGATGGACGGCAAGCTGCAGACCGCCCTCAACTCCGGCGACGCCCCCGACATCTTCATGGCCCGCGGCGGCGGCAAGCTCGCGGCCGTGGTCGAGGCCGGGCAGGCGCAGGACCTCAGCGACGCCCTCTCCGACGAGACGAAGGAAGCCCTCGGCGAGGGCGCCCTCTCCGCGTTCACGATCGACGGCAAGCTCTACGGCGTGCCCTCGTCGGTGCTGCCCGGCGGCATCTACTACAGCAAGGATCTGTTCGCCCAGGCGGGGATCACCGCGACGCCCACGAACTTCGAGGAGCTCGGCGAGGCGGTCGACAAGCTGAAGGCCGCGGGCATCGACCCCATCGCCCTCGGCGCGAAGGACGCATGGCCCGCCGCCCACTGGTACTACTTCTTCGCCCTCCGCGAGTGCTCCCAGGACGTCTTCTCGGGGCTGACCGAGGACCCCAGCTTCTCCGACGAGTGCTGGCTGCGCGCCGGCCAGGACCTCGAGGAGTTCGCCGCGACCGAGCCGTTCAACCAGGGCTTCCTGACCACCACCGCCCAGCAGGGCGCCGGCTCGTCCGCCGGCCTCATCGCGAACCACAAGGCCGCGATGGAGCTCATGGGCGCCTGGGACCCGGGCGTCATCGCCTCGCTCACGCCCGACGAGAAGCCCCTCGCCGACCTCGGCTGGTTCCCGTTCCCGGCCATCGACGGCGGTGACGGCGAGCCCGGCGCCATGATGGGCGGCGTCGACGGATTCTCGTGCTTCGTCGACGCGCCGAAGGAGTGCGGCGAGTTCCTGGAGTTCGCGTCGCAGAAGCAGTACCAGGAGGGCTACGCCGAGGCCTTCGTCACCCTGCCCGCCAACAAGGACGCCCAGGGCGTCGTCACCGACCCCGCCCTGCAGGAGGTGCTCGCGGCCGTCAACGAGGCGCCCTACGTCTCCGTGTGGCTCGACACCCTGCTCGGCCAGAACGTGGGCAACGCGCTGAACGTGGGCGTCGTCGACATGCTCGCCGGCAAGGGCTCGCCCGAGGGCATCGTCGACGCGGTCGACCAGGCCATCCAGAAGGGCTGA
- a CDS encoding sugar ABC transporter permease, whose product MSVRTNSPSVGRVEADDVTAGDGSPSPAPGRVAATSSRPGRRRPRRDSLKAVEIAVLVGPALVVFLAFVIFPVIMAGYYGFFRWKGFGPPTDFVGLQNYVTILQDSAFHEALWHNAVIVFGSLLLQGPAALLLALLLNRPMRGQSAIRVLIFVPYVIAEVVVGTGWSLMLQSEGALNGLLEKIGLGAFAQDWLADPNIAIWTLLGIITWKYIGFAVILFLAGLQGIPQELTEAAQIDGASYWQIQRRITLPLLGPTLRIWAFLSIIGSLQLFDLVYIIWGQYVASTAGTSTMATYMVANGRNAGNYGYGNAVAVVLFLISLVVALVYQRYVLRRDTAGALTERTDR is encoded by the coding sequence ATGAGCGTTCGCACCAACTCCCCCAGCGTCGGGCGAGTCGAGGCGGACGACGTCACGGCCGGGGACGGCTCGCCGTCCCCGGCCCCCGGCCGGGTCGCCGCGACGTCGTCCCGTCCCGGACGTCGTCGCCCCCGCCGCGACTCCCTGAAGGCCGTCGAGATCGCGGTGCTCGTCGGCCCCGCACTCGTCGTGTTCCTGGCCTTCGTCATCTTCCCGGTCATCATGGCCGGCTACTACGGCTTCTTCCGCTGGAAGGGCTTCGGCCCGCCGACCGACTTCGTCGGGCTGCAGAACTACGTCACGATCCTCCAGGACTCCGCATTCCACGAGGCGCTCTGGCACAACGCCGTCATCGTCTTCGGGTCGCTGCTGCTGCAGGGGCCGGCGGCGCTGCTGCTGGCACTGCTGCTCAACCGCCCGATGCGCGGCCAGTCCGCGATCCGCGTCCTCATCTTCGTCCCGTACGTGATCGCCGAGGTCGTCGTCGGCACGGGCTGGAGCCTGATGCTGCAGAGCGAGGGCGCGCTGAACGGCCTCCTCGAGAAGATCGGACTCGGCGCCTTCGCCCAGGACTGGCTCGCCGACCCGAACATCGCGATCTGGACCCTGCTCGGCATCATCACCTGGAAGTACATCGGCTTCGCCGTGATCCTCTTCCTCGCGGGCCTGCAGGGCATTCCCCAGGAGCTCACGGAGGCGGCCCAGATCGACGGCGCGTCGTACTGGCAGATTCAGCGGCGGATCACCCTGCCGCTGCTCGGACCGACGCTGCGGATCTGGGCGTTCCTCTCGATCATCGGATCGCTGCAGCTGTTCGACCTCGTCTATATCATCTGGGGCCAGTACGTGGCCTCGACCGCCGGCACGTCGACCATGGCGACCTACATGGTCGCGAACGGCCGCAACGCCGGCAACTACGGCTACGGCAACGCCGTCGCCGTGGTGCTGTTCCTGATCTCCCTCGTCGTCGCCCTCGTCTACCAGCGCTACGTGCTGCGACGCGACACCGCCGGCGCACTCACCGAACGGACCGACCGATGA
- a CDS encoding carbohydrate ABC transporter permease, whose product MTASIALPRARRPRGQGTLPWGSPVVYFIALVIVALMLAPIAYIIIGGFRTNSQITTDPSAFPSPWVFDNYGGVLVSGTFWGEVANSTVAAVVTTVAVVALGLMASYVLARYRFKARGVLYAVFAAGLMFPMTVAITPLYLVVRSLGLTNSLAGVILPQIAFALPTTIIILVPFLRAIPDEIEEAASIDGCSRLGFFWRMVVPLAMPGVITVGILAFIASWNSYLLPLFILNNEGAYTLPLGVQAFASQYSVDTAKVLAFTSLSMIPALVFFSIFERRIVGGLTGAVKG is encoded by the coding sequence ATGACCGCATCGATCGCCCTCCCGCGCGCCCGGCGGCCGCGCGGGCAGGGCACGCTCCCGTGGGGCAGCCCCGTCGTCTACTTCATCGCGCTCGTCATCGTCGCGCTGATGCTCGCGCCCATCGCGTACATCATCATCGGCGGCTTCCGGACGAACTCCCAGATCACCACCGACCCCTCGGCGTTCCCGTCGCCGTGGGTGTTCGACAACTACGGCGGGGTGCTGGTGAGCGGCACGTTCTGGGGCGAGGTGGCGAACTCCACGGTCGCCGCCGTCGTGACCACGGTGGCGGTCGTCGCGCTCGGACTCATGGCCAGTTACGTGCTCGCCCGCTACCGCTTCAAGGCCCGGGGCGTGCTCTACGCGGTGTTCGCGGCAGGCCTGATGTTCCCCATGACCGTCGCGATCACGCCGCTCTACCTGGTGGTGCGCAGCCTCGGCCTGACGAACTCGCTGGCGGGAGTCATCCTGCCCCAGATCGCGTTCGCGCTGCCGACGACGATCATCATCCTGGTGCCGTTCCTGCGCGCCATCCCCGACGAGATCGAGGAGGCGGCGTCGATCGACGGGTGCTCGCGGCTCGGGTTCTTCTGGCGCATGGTGGTGCCGCTCGCGATGCCCGGGGTGATCACCGTCGGCATCCTCGCGTTCATCGCGAGCTGGAACAGCTACCTCCTCCCCCTGTTCATCCTGAACAACGAGGGCGCGTACACGCTGCCCCTCGGGGTGCAGGCCTTCGCGTCGCAGTACTCGGTCGACACCGCGAAGGTGCTGGCGTTCACGTCGCTGTCGATGATCCCGGCACTGGTGTTCTTCAGCATCTTCGAACGCCGCATCGTCGGCGGCCTCACCGGGGCGGTGAAGGGATGA